One genomic segment of Spiroplasma endosymbiont of Poecilobothrus nobilitatus includes these proteins:
- a CDS encoding PBSX family phage terminase large subunit, with translation MLNHFTYLLETPYWLLQNSSIGNKYPFAKKYELVNEINQIGTRYSGKTISNIKMFGELLKISLLIKQPICIIASMYWSKDLKDSVFQNIWNMLDENHIPYTINLSNFTFTLSNGSKIYCKCLHSPSRKEKLKAFADLNKYKLVIDWREECDQFQQKDLSDLEFAIRGYQNKITINTCNPESLKRYIVGYCNELLPFNEEIMRSKYEQITYIEKWNMKIIIHYSSWRLNYELPQEKVNEQLRLEQLDIERARVWSWGLPGNTSESIFARYIDIMQATDIIQPAKLLGGVDIANATSPKGHTTAASFWIYNSFDKKAYKVAEYTH, from the coding sequence ATGCTTAATCATTTTACTTATTTGCTAGAAACTCCTTATTGGTTATTACAAAATAGTAGTATTGGTAATAAATATCCGTTTGCTAAAAAATATGAATTAGTTAATGAAATTAATCAAATTGGAACACGATATAGTGGTAAAACTATATCAAATATTAAAATGTTTGGTGAATTATTAAAAATTAGTTTATTAATTAAACAACCAATTTGTATCATTGCTAGTATGTATTGGAGTAAAGATTTAAAAGATAGTGTATTTCAAAATATATGAAATATGTTAGATGAAAATCATATTCCTTATACTATTAATCTATCTAATTTTACTTTTACTTTATCAAATGGTAGCAAAATATATTGTAAATGTTTACATTCACCAAGTAGGAAAGAAAAATTAAAAGCCTTTGCTGATTTGAATAAATATAAATTAGTTATTGATTGAAGAGAAGAATGTGATCAATTTCAACAAAAAGACTTAAGTGATTTAGAGTTTGCTATTCGTGGTTATCAAAATAAAATAACAATTAATACCTGTAATCCTGAAAGTTTAAAAAGATATATTGTTGGTTATTGTAATGAATTATTACCTTTTAATGAAGAAATAATGCGTAGTAAATATGAACAAATTACTTATATAGAAAAATGAAATATGAAAATTATTATTCATTATTCTAGTTGAAGATTAAATTATGAATTACCACAAGAAAAAGTTAATGAACAATTAAGATTAGAACAATTAGATATTGAAAGAGCAAGAGTATGAAGTTGAGGTTTACCAGGCAATACTAGTGAGTCAATCTTTGCACGATATATTGATATTATGCAAGCAACAGATATTATTCAACCAGCTAAGTTATTAGGTGGTGTTGATATTGCGAATGCTACAAGTCCTAAGGGACATACAACAGCAGCAAGTTTCTGAATATATAATTCATTTGATAAAAAAGCATATAAAGTGGCAGAATATACGCATTAA
- a CDS encoding PBSX family phage terminase large subunit → MLNHFTYLLETPYWLLQNSSMGNKYPFAKKYGLVNEINQIGTRYSGKTISNIKMFGELLKISLLIKQPICIIASMYWSKDLKDSVFQNIWNMLDENNIPYTINLSNFTFTLSNSSKIYCKGLHSPSRKEKLKAFADLNKYKLVIVWREECDQFQQKDLSDLEFAIRGYQNKITINTCNPESLKRYIVGYCNELLPFNEEIMCSKYEQIKYIEKWNMKIIIHYSSWRLNYELPQDKVNEQLRLEQLDIERARVWSWGLPGNTSGSIFARYIDIMQATDIIQPTKLLGGVDIANATSPKGHTTAASFWIYNSFDKKAYKVAEYTHSNATQQFKTELEQVKDILEFYNNQLNQYFNLIQQGISINVDDSAYSTLQSLNREKYNYTFGQYMTFKPAQKQKFKIRHRIEAFTMLINTNQLKWLWEKCPVSKTQYELIQWEDKPDAREERMLDLYDDTFDSDFYALHFELIPMVKHNSSAEYKLWQQREWIN, encoded by the coding sequence ATGCTTAATCATTTTACTTATTTGTTAGAAACTCCTTATTGGTTATTACAAAATAGTAGTATGGGTAATAAATATCCCTTTGCTAAGAAATATGGTTTAGTTAATGAAATTAATCAAATTGGAACACGATATAGTGGTAAAACTATATCAAATATTAAAATGTTTGGTGAATTATTAAAAATTAGTTTATTAATTAAACAACCAATTTGTATCATTGCTAGTATGTATTGGAGTAAAGATTTAAAAGATAGTGTATTTCAAAATATCTGAAATATGTTAGATGAAAATAATATTCCTTATACTATTAATTTATCAAATTTTACTTTTACTTTATCAAATAGTAGCAAAATATATTGTAAAGGTTTACATTCACCAAGCCGGAAAGAAAAATTAAAAGCCTTTGCTGATTTGAATAAATATAAATTAGTAATTGTTTGAAGAGAAGAATGTGATCAATTTCAACAAAAAGACTTAAGTGATTTAGAATTTGCTATTCGTGGTTATCAAAATAAAATAACAATTAATACATGTAATCCTGAAAGTTTAAAAAGATATATTGTTGGTTATTGTAATGAATTATTACCTTTTAATGAAGAAATAATGTGTAGTAAATATGAACAAATTAAGTATATTGAAAAATGAAATATGAAGATTATTATTCATTATTCTAGTTGAAGACTTAATTATGAATTACCACAAGATAAAGTTAATGAACAGTTAAGATTAGAACAGTTAGATATTGAAAGAGCAAGAGTTTGGAGTTGAGGTTTACCAGGCAATACTAGCGGGTCAATCTTTGCAAGATATATTGATATTATGCAAGCAACAGATATTATTCAACCAACTAAATTATTAGGTGGTGTTGATATTGCGAATGCTACTAGTCCTAAGGGACATACAACAGCAGCGAGTTTTTGAATATATAATTCATTTGATAAAAAAGCATATAAAGTAGCAGAGTATACTCATTCAAATGCTACTCAACAATTTAAAACTGAATTAGAACAAGTTAAAGATATTTTAGAGTTTTATAACAATCAATTAAATCAATATTTTAATTTAATACAACAAGGTATTAGTATAAATGTTGATGATAGTGCTTATTCAACATTACAAAGTTTAAACCGAGAGAAATATAATTATACTTTTGGTCAATATATGACATTTAAACCAGCACAAAAACAGAAATTTAAAATAAGGCATCGTATTGAAGCCTTTACCATGTTAATAAATACAAATCAATTAAAATGATTATGAGAAAAATGTCCTGTAAGTAAAACACAATATGAATTAATTCAATGAGAAGATAAACCAGATGCCAGAGAAGAACGAATGTTAGACTTATATGATGATACATTTGATAGTGATTTTTATGCTTTACATTTTGAATTAATACCAATGGTTAAACATAATAGTTCAGCAGAATATAAATTATGACAACAAAGGGAGTGAATAAATTAA
- a CDS encoding PTS transporter subunit EIIC — translation MKIDRLYQIIKNGKGYRNNSNKIKIRNIYEYFIKIITLIIIPLLLIVLIYGIGMILQEYTNNLVALAIGDVCIKIGKAFFNNLSIIFCLVTVISITNNVKAVAIAVTGFLVFIVMQYALIQYKIIPEGKLYVTSILFFYKGENLAMFLGSSFGLVTLNTSILGGITVGIVSSYIYIKCINLRLEKPFGLLNGFPFVTLLVVLASMFLALFFLLLWIVIAIVLNHIYQWMWQQNANHFLGAAFVYELLNTLLIPFGFKDLVTNLFINPNVELLSQTEFENLFKNIAVHYGWIHNIFDDTWNNATLKKVWDFINQPKFEERHLTILDWLNLLPIDRLPQANGHSAQTYNWFLSSNFGHLLQLKLPPNYAFVFGGSLAISTAIILTSKKENRMPTAILMTTIVVVTILTGNNVIINLFTLFVSPMLYFCVYTPLAGLNGLFMTMLDVHIWVSFVNGLIDFIYKGIIPVVKGTNFFWVPVFTLNWFVIIMPIFWKAILYFDYPFIGRRETILPRITHKNYHEMWNH, via the coding sequence TTGAAAATTGATAGGTTGTATCAAATTATAAAAAACGGAAAAGGCTATCGTAACAATAGTAATAAAATTAAAATTAGAAATATTTATGAATATTTTATTAAAATTATTACTTTAATAATTATTCCATTATTATTAATTGTTTTAATTTATGGAATTGGCATGATTTTACAAGAATATACTAATAATCTTGTTGCCCTAGCGATTGGTGATGTTTGTATTAAAATTGGAAAAGCATTTTTTAATAATTTATCAATTATCTTTTGTTTAGTAACAGTGATTAGTATTACCAACAATGTAAAGGCCGTAGCAATTGCTGTTACTGGCTTTTTGGTTTTCATTGTTATGCAGTATGCATTAATTCAATATAAAATAATCCCAGAAGGAAAACTTTATGTAACAAGTATTCTCTTCTTTTACAAAGGTGAAAATTTAGCAATGTTTTTAGGCTCAAGTTTTGGCCTTGTTACCTTAAATACTTCAATTTTAGGAGGAATAACAGTAGGAATTGTTTCATCATACATTTATATTAAGTGTATTAATTTACGCTTAGAAAAACCATTTGGTTTATTAAATGGCTTTCCATTTGTTACCTTACTTGTTGTTTTAGCAAGTATGTTCTTAGCGTTATTTTTCTTATTACTATGAATTGTAATTGCGATTGTTTTAAACCATATTTATCAATGAATGTGACAACAAAATGCAAACCATTTTTTAGGAGCTGCTTTTGTTTATGAACTATTAAATACATTATTAATTCCATTTGGTTTTAAAGATCTTGTTACTAATTTATTTATTAACCCAAATGTTGAATTATTAAGTCAAACAGAGTTTGAAAATTTATTCAAAAATATTGCAGTGCATTATGGTTGAATACACAATATTTTTGATGATACTTGAAATAATGCCACACTTAAAAAAGTGTGGGATTTTATTAACCAACCAAAATTTGAAGAACGTCATTTAACAATTTTAGATTGACTTAACTTATTACCAATTGACCGGTTACCACAAGCAAATGGTCATTCTGCGCAAACTTATAATTGGTTTTTATCTAGTAATTTTGGTCATTTATTACAACTAAAATTACCACCAAATTATGCTTTTGTCTTTGGCGGTTCGTTAGCAATTAGTACGGCCATTATTTTAACTAGTAAAAAAGAAAACCGTATGCCAACAGCAATTTTAATGACAACGATTGTGGTGGTTACCATTTTAACAGGGAATAATGTTATTATTAATTTATTTACTTTATTTGTTTCACCAATGTTATATTTTTGTGTTTATACTCCGCTTGCTGGCCTTAATGGTTTATTTATGACGATGCTTGATGTGCACATTTGAGTATCGTTTGTCAATGGTTTAATTGATTTTATTTACAAAGGAATTATTCCAGTGGTCAAAGGAACTAATTTCTTCTGAGTCCCAGTCTTTACTCTTAATTGATTTGTTATTATTATGCCAATATTTTGGAAAGCAATTCTTTATTTTGATTATCCTTTTATTGGTCGAAGAGAAACGATTTTACCACGAATTACTCACAAGAATTATCATGAAATGTGGAATCATTAA
- a CDS encoding Mbov_0401 family ICE element transposase-like protein — MNIDDNFFNNFNNLLYIQSIEIIQQNLEDCDEWIFKNYKTDEALKEFKDYKVKEIKSRTLTILNGKITFKRRKYYKINPETCKEEYIFPLDKILGIEKWQRIDNTVKGKILSFIGNKKTYKDILDTMEYVKICIKTISNIMKNAKIDKEYYLNKTDKKIKVPHTLYIQIDGTYLKMWNEKKKRKEKIKKHSIFSTVHTGFDKSKSTKKRPIIANKLGVIELDNIPEYIKKNSKLTNFVNKLLTLITGYYDINDNIEFMVLGDGAPWIKNIAKFIQEYFPKNKVHYTIDKFHLASRFKKLYPYQSKNKQNKKTYHKSVDYFFNAKYEELLECLENSASFIKESKMKFLKETIRLIKNNEEGVRNQTLWNNIGCHIEGDISHYCKGVLVKKATYHEKTLKNKLNTSMMNFKNKINLFNTNEPLEENRINYSVNNFVNNNLQPNLYFY; from the coding sequence ATGAATATTGATGACAACTTTTTTAATAATTTTAATAATTTGTTATATATACAAAGTATTGAAATTATTCAACAAAATTTAGAAGATTGTGATGAATGAATTTTTAAAAATTATAAAACTGATGAAGCTTTAAAAGAATTTAAAGATTATAAAGTAAAAGAAATAAAATCAAGAACATTAACTATTTTAAATGGGAAAATAACTTTTAAAAGAAGAAAATATTATAAAATTAATCCAGAAACATGTAAAGAAGAATATATTTTTCCTTTGGATAAAATTTTAGGAATTGAAAAATGACAAAGAATAGATAATACTGTTAAAGGAAAAATATTATCATTTATTGGTAATAAAAAAACATATAAAGATATTTTAGATACTATGGAATATGTAAAAATTTGTATAAAAACAATTTCAAATATTATGAAAAATGCAAAAATTGATAAAGAATATTATCTTAATAAAACTGATAAAAAAATAAAGGTGCCTCATACTTTATATATTCAAATTGATGGAACTTATTTAAAAATGTGAAATGAAAAGAAAAAAAGAAAAGAAAAAATAAAAAAACACAGTATATTTTCAACTGTTCATACTGGTTTTGATAAATCAAAATCAACTAAAAAAAGACCTATAATTGCAAATAAATTAGGTGTTATAGAGTTAGATAATATTCCAGAATATATTAAAAAAAATAGTAAATTAACTAATTTTGTTAATAAATTACTTACATTAATTACCGGTTATTATGATATTAATGACAATATTGAATTTATGGTATTGGGCGATGGTGCACCTTGAATTAAAAATATTGCAAAATTTATTCAAGAATATTTCCCTAAAAATAAAGTACATTACACGATAGATAAATTTCATCTTGCAAGTAGATTTAAAAAATTATATCCTTATCAAAGTAAAAATAAGCAAAATAAAAAAACCTATCATAAATCAGTTGATTATTTTTTTAATGCTAAATATGAAGAATTATTAGAATGTTTAGAAAACAGTGCTTCTTTTATAAAAGAATCAAAAATGAAATTCTTAAAAGAGACAATTAGATTAATTAAAAATAATGAAGAAGGTGTCAGAAATCAAACATTATGAAATAATATTGGTTGTCATATTGAGGGTGATATATCACATTACTGTAAAGGTGTTTTGGTTAAAAAAGCAACTTATCATGAAAAAACGCTTAAAAATAAATTAAATACTAGTATGATGAATTTTAAAAATAAAATTAATTTATTTAATACTAATGAACCATTAGAAGAAAATAGAATTAATTATTCAGTTAATAATTTTGTAAATAATAATTTACAACCAAACTTATATTTTTATTAA